Within the Salvia hispanica cultivar TCC Black 2014 chromosome 4, UniMelb_Shisp_WGS_1.0, whole genome shotgun sequence genome, the region attaccataaatggtaaagaggtcccacattccaccaactcattccctcacatatcatttaaaactaatatatacaaatgggactcatattccactaactttcttccactcacttttcttaacatttcttaaaacccgcaccaataagaaatgggactcctattcatggatgaagggagtactacttaaaAAACATCaagtgtattttattttaattagtcttGAGCCTATTAATTTTAACTCATGCGtggttaataaaatattgtgtaaTAAGGAAGGATATCTTCACTTGTGGAATTTAGTTTTCTGTGGAACATACTCGTATTAGATTACTTAATTGAAAAATCATCACAAGcctcccttttttttcttttctatataATTTCTGGATTATTATACGATGACACAAGTAAATTGACGaagagtatataattatgtcgTTTGatccttcgtcccacaaaaatagactatttttaaaataatataatatttaatgcataatttgtagatagaaagaaaaaatgattggaatatatattttagagtaaaaaatttcataaaataaaagttgttGTTTCACGTGAgctcaaaatgacaaaattaatttatttttatgagtaGGATAGAGTACatttcattaatattattctttgccagataaatcattaattagatttttccAATCCTACACATTGTGCATTCAGCATTAATGCAAATTTGCAGAAAAttcttttctaattaattCGTGCCCATTAATTCACAACTACTTTTTTTGTCGCGTGCATTTAAACatttctttattattaaaaaaaacgtaTCAGACAACATATTGTgttcaatttcaaaaatcaaataaaattgatacccaaaatgactcaattttaGCACTATATAAGCAGTAGGCCTACTTAACCCCAAATGCCATTACCCAATCCTCACTAAATCATATATTCATTAAGATAACAAACAATTGTTCATAAAAATGAACTCAATCGTTGCCGGAATAGTGCTTCTCAGTGTGTTGCTTCACAGCAATCCGGCGTTCGCCACGAGCTACACCGTCGGAGACGGATCGGGTTGGAAGTTCAACGTCGCCGGCTGGGAAAACGGCAAAAAATTTAAGGCAGGCGACACTCTAGGTATGTATATACCCCTATACCcgaattataatttattataaaaatatcatattttgtcacaaccttagattttttttttaatatcacattcttttgattttatataattctaaaattagcTAGTATTCCGATAtgtatattactataaatctaataatgactagtttgattttttttgttgaagttTTCAAGTACGCTCCGGGTACACACAATGTGGTGGTTGTGGACAAGGCTAGCTACGATGCTTGCACTGTGCCGGGAAATGCGAAAACGTTTACATCCGGCAACGACGTGGTGACACTTGGCAAAGGCCCAAACTACTTCATTTGTGGCTTTGCTCAACACTGTGGATTTGGGATGAAGATTGCTGCTAATGCTGCttaaattttacttcattcatcatctttttttgATTGGATCGAATATGTGATATGTcattagtataataaatttgcTGTCAATGTTTTTTTCTATGAATCGCGTAGCGACAAAATTGATTAGTtagcaaaatcaaaactaaagGTATTactaaatttacaaaaatttaattttgataatataataCAATGTGTTAgtagttaattaaaaaaaattgaaacc harbors:
- the LOC125218442 gene encoding basic blue protein-like encodes the protein MNSIVAGIVLLSVLLHSNPAFATSYTVGDGSGWKFNVAGWENGKKFKAGDTLVFKYAPGTHNVVVVDKASYDACTVPGNAKTFTSGNDVVTLGKGPNYFICGFAQHCGFGMKIAANAA